Proteins encoded together in one Gemmatimonadota bacterium DH-78 window:
- a CDS encoding glycosyltransferase gives MTDNPHVSVILPVKNGARFIGEAIESVLSQDYRPIDLTVVDAASTDGTRRIVESFADDGVRLLDQDGTGIAAAWNQGIDQTTGPLLAFVSSDDRWMPGKLARQVGVLTAHPDIAYAIGHFRYFLQPDCEVPATFNRGLLGVDLVGRIMETLVARREVFDVVGRFDTSFRTAEDVDWYARAKDRGVPMTIVDDVILEKRIHDANISTAGAQNMPHLMEALRRSIQRRRGGST, from the coding sequence ATGACCGACAACCCGCACGTCAGCGTCATCCTACCGGTGAAGAATGGAGCCCGCTTCATCGGCGAGGCGATCGAATCCGTGCTGTCGCAGGACTACCGGCCGATCGACCTGACCGTCGTGGACGCGGCCTCCACCGACGGCACGCGTCGCATCGTCGAGTCGTTCGCCGACGATGGCGTGCGCCTTCTCGATCAGGACGGCACCGGCATCGCCGCCGCCTGGAACCAGGGCATCGACCAGACCACCGGGCCCCTCCTGGCGTTCGTGTCGAGCGACGATCGCTGGATGCCGGGCAAGCTCGCCCGCCAGGTGGGGGTCCTGACGGCCCACCCGGATATCGCCTACGCGATCGGGCACTTCCGCTACTTCCTTCAGCCCGACTGTGAAGTGCCGGCAACCTTCAACCGCGGCCTGCTGGGCGTCGACCTGGTGGGGCGGATCATGGAAACGCTGGTGGCGCGACGCGAAGTGTTCGACGTGGTCGGACGGTTCGACACCTCGTTTCGGACCGCGGAGGATGTCGACTGGTACGCCCGAGCCAAGGATCGGGGCGTTCCGATGACGATCGTCGACGATGTGATTCTCGAGAAGAGAATTCACGACGCGAACATCTCCACCGCGGGAGCGCAGAACATGCCCCATCTCATGGAGGCGCTGCGCCGGTCGATCCAGCGCCGACGGGGAGGGTCGACATGA
- a CDS encoding nucleotidyltransferase family protein: MSAAAPFADFDDASRQLVVAALGGREVAAAAWSQWSAQVTLDASPPAAFAVLPAVSLNLDRLELAPPEASRLRGIFRYAWTHVQLTLRDLFEAVEALGRAEVRALAHRGVPATSRALGHPAAVYADQVDLLVDPVDLDRAADVLRAGGWTPARSVPPDSVRSAFSDLAFEHAERRRVVLHWRSFPPGARRRCDGAILDRAIESLVQERPLLVPDPTDHLLMLSMRAPLVSEVDRVRWALELCALLAPEAGVDRAEFARRAEEGGVLAEAADALRWAARNFGDSLPWTVFPDLAGLPEPRRSGRVLRGGRARRAIGAAATRYSEWCRRHGKVRTPWGFVGFTTRFYAHEWEATGPGAFARAAVRRWHRRPTRSTVDGP; encoded by the coding sequence GTGTCGGCGGCAGCCCCCTTCGCGGACTTCGACGACGCGAGCCGACAGCTCGTCGTCGCGGCTCTGGGAGGCCGGGAGGTCGCCGCTGCGGCCTGGTCGCAGTGGAGTGCGCAGGTGACACTCGACGCCTCGCCGCCGGCCGCCTTCGCCGTGCTGCCCGCCGTGTCGCTGAATCTCGACCGCCTCGAGCTGGCGCCGCCCGAGGCCTCCCGGCTGCGCGGCATCTTCCGCTACGCCTGGACGCATGTCCAGCTCACTCTCCGCGACCTCTTCGAGGCGGTCGAGGCGCTCGGTCGAGCGGAGGTCCGGGCGCTGGCGCATCGCGGGGTTCCGGCGACGTCCCGCGCCCTCGGCCACCCGGCGGCCGTCTACGCCGATCAGGTCGACCTTCTCGTTGACCCCGTCGATCTCGACCGCGCCGCCGACGTGCTGAGGGCGGGGGGATGGACTCCGGCTCGTTCGGTGCCCCCCGACTCGGTCCGAAGCGCCTTCTCCGACCTCGCGTTCGAGCATGCGGAACGTCGCCGGGTCGTGCTGCACTGGCGCAGCTTCCCGCCCGGCGCTCGCCGCCGGTGCGACGGGGCGATCCTCGATCGGGCGATCGAATCACTCGTGCAGGAGAGACCCCTGCTCGTTCCGGATCCGACCGACCACCTCCTGATGCTCTCCATGCGGGCACCGCTCGTGTCCGAGGTGGACCGTGTGAGGTGGGCCCTCGAGCTGTGCGCCCTGCTCGCACCGGAGGCGGGCGTGGACCGGGCCGAGTTCGCGAGGCGCGCAGAGGAGGGCGGGGTGCTCGCGGAGGCCGCCGACGCGCTCCGCTGGGCCGCGCGGAACTTCGGGGATTCGCTTCCATGGACGGTGTTTCCCGATCTCGCGGGCCTCCCCGAACCCCGTCGGTCCGGCCGGGTGCTCCGGGGCGGCAGGGCGCGACGCGCCATCGGTGCAGCGGCCACTCGCTACTCGGAGTGGTGTCGGCGCCACGGGAAGGTTCGGACGCCCTGGGGCTTCGTCGGGTTCACCACGCGATTCTACGCCCATGAGTGGGAGGCCACGGGTCCGGGGGCCTTCGCGCGCGCCGCGGTTCGCCGGTGGCATCGCCGGCCGACCCGCTCGACCGTGGACGGACCGTGA
- a CDS encoding MerR family transcriptional regulator, translating to MNDDTPTPTESRHPIRVVAARSGLTPNLLRAWERRYGVVEPRRSEGGQRLYSDEDIERLALLKQATDAGRSISQVADLPPEALRELVAEDRGARAPADLSDDRVDGALTDAWTSIETMDSDRLEADLRRAVVTLGSEAFTDRLVAPLLRTIGDRWHSGDLRPAHEHLASQVVKRVLHWMVEPARGTGDGPRAVIGTLSGEHHEMGALLAGATAALEGWRVTYVGQNLPAEDFGLAARTVGAQLIGISTVNPLDADGVLDQFRVLLDTLPEGVEVVVGGRVAPDLAVALPDARLTTVESLAAFREVLRNARDAED from the coding sequence ATGAACGACGACACCCCCACCCCGACCGAGTCGCGCCACCCCATTCGGGTCGTGGCCGCACGCTCCGGGCTCACGCCCAACCTCCTCCGTGCGTGGGAACGTCGCTACGGCGTCGTCGAACCCAGGCGGTCGGAGGGCGGGCAGCGCCTCTACTCCGATGAAGACATCGAGCGACTGGCGCTGCTCAAGCAGGCGACGGATGCGGGCCGCTCGATCAGTCAGGTGGCCGATCTCCCACCGGAGGCCCTCCGAGAGCTGGTGGCGGAGGACCGAGGTGCGCGCGCTCCAGCGGATCTGTCCGACGATCGGGTGGATGGAGCCCTCACCGACGCGTGGACGTCGATCGAGACGATGGACAGCGACCGGCTCGAGGCCGATCTGCGCCGCGCCGTCGTCACCCTCGGGTCGGAAGCCTTCACCGACCGGCTCGTGGCACCGCTTCTCCGCACGATCGGCGATCGGTGGCACAGCGGAGACCTGCGCCCGGCCCACGAGCACCTGGCGAGCCAGGTCGTGAAGCGAGTGCTGCACTGGATGGTCGAGCCCGCCCGCGGCACCGGAGACGGGCCGCGAGCGGTGATCGGCACGCTCTCGGGCGAGCATCACGAGATGGGCGCCCTCCTGGCCGGCGCCACCGCCGCTCTCGAGGGCTGGCGGGTGACCTATGTCGGGCAGAATCTGCCCGCGGAAGACTTCGGGCTCGCCGCCCGGACGGTGGGGGCGCAGTTGATCGGGATCAGCACCGTCAACCCGCTCGACGCCGACGGTGTGCTCGACCAGTTCCGCGTGCTTCTCGATACCCTGCCGGAAGGCGTCGAGGTCGTGGTCGGGGGACGCGTGGCTCCCGACCTCGCGGTTGCCCTCCCCGACGCCCGACTCACGACCGTGGAGTCGCTGGCGGCATTTCGAGAGGTGCTGCGCAACGCTCGAGACGCCGAGGACTAG
- a CDS encoding fasciclin domain-containing protein: MRSLRTLSGAGLALAATLFAAACTDSAPPTAPPTFGEDVAAEPTTSTAPGTIADIVVSLATGDDPEFTVLLKALQVTSLVPAVAGDDMLTVFAPTDAAFLALLERSGFEPAPLNDLGSIDDEQKQLLTSILLYHVVPGALFSGDVLGAASLQPLAGGMLTPLANDEGAFIVDEADSSPNAQLLAPDLIDIAASNGVIHVIDEVLLPMDLDLGDDSGDDGEEPQPMPSIADIVVSLATGDDPEFTVLLKALQVTGLVPAVAGDDMLTVFAPTDAAFLALLERSGFEPAALNDLGSIDDDQKQLLTSILLYHVVPGALFSGDVLGAASLQPLAGGMLTPLANDEGAFIVDEADSSPNAQLLAPDLIDIAASNGVIHVIDEVLLPMDLDLGDDSGDDGEEPQPMPSIADIVVSLATGDDPEFTVLLKALQVTGLVPAVAGDDMLTVFAPTDAAFLALLERSGFEPAALNDLGSIDDDQKQLLTSILLYHVVPGALFSGDVLGAASLQPLAGGMLTPLANDEGAFIVDEADSSPNAQLLAPDLIDIAASNGVIHVIDEVLLPMDLDLGDDSGDDGEEPQPMPSIADIVVSLATGDDPEFTVLLKALQVTGLVPAVAGDDMLTVFAPTDAAFLALLERSGFEPAALNDLGSIDDDQKQLLTSILLYHVVPGALFSGDVLGAASLQPLAGGMLTPLANDEGAFIVDEADSSPNAQLLAPDLIDIAASNGVIHVIDEVLLPMDLDLGDDSGDDGEEPQPMPSIADIVVSLATGDDPEFTVLLKALQVTGLVPAVAGDDMLTVFAPTDAAFLALLERSGFEPAALNDLGSIDDDQKQLLTSILLYHVVPGALFSGDVLSAASLQPLAGGMLTPLANDEGAFIVDEADSSPNAQLLAPDLIDIAASNGVIHVIDEVLLPMDLDLGTH; this comes from the coding sequence ATGCGCTCCCTCAGAACCCTCTCAGGTGCGGGACTCGCCCTCGCGGCGACCCTCTTCGCTGCCGCCTGCACGGACTCCGCTCCGCCGACGGCTCCTCCCACGTTCGGTGAAGACGTAGCCGCCGAGCCGACTACCTCCACGGCGCCCGGCACCATCGCCGACATCGTGGTGTCGCTCGCCACCGGCGACGACCCCGAGTTCACGGTGCTCCTCAAGGCGCTTCAGGTGACGAGCCTCGTGCCCGCCGTGGCCGGCGACGACATGCTCACCGTCTTCGCCCCGACCGATGCGGCCTTCCTGGCCCTGCTCGAGCGCTCCGGCTTCGAGCCGGCGCCGCTGAACGACCTCGGCAGCATCGACGACGAACAGAAGCAGCTGCTCACCAGCATCCTGCTCTACCACGTCGTGCCCGGCGCGCTCTTCTCCGGTGACGTGCTCGGCGCCGCCTCGCTGCAGCCCCTCGCGGGCGGCATGCTCACTCCGCTCGCCAACGACGAAGGTGCCTTCATCGTCGACGAGGCCGACAGCTCGCCCAACGCACAGCTGCTCGCCCCCGATCTCATCGACATCGCCGCTTCCAACGGCGTGATCCACGTGATCGACGAGGTGCTCCTGCCCATGGACCTCGACCTCGGGGACGACTCGGGCGACGACGGCGAAGAGCCGCAGCCGATGCCTTCGATCGCCGACATCGTGGTGTCGCTCGCCACCGGCGACGACCCCGAGTTCACGGTGCTCCTCAAGGCGCTCCAGGTGACGGGCCTCGTGCCCGCCGTGGCCGGCGACGACATGCTCACCGTCTTCGCCCCGACCGATGCGGCCTTCCTGGCCCTGCTCGAGCGCTCCGGCTTCGAGCCGGCGGCGCTGAACGACCTCGGCAGCATCGACGACGACCAGAAGCAGCTGCTCACCAGCATCCTGCTCTACCACGTCGTGCCCGGCGCACTCTTCTCCGGTGACGTGCTCGGCGCCGCCTCGCTGCAGCCTCTCGCGGGCGGCATGCTCACCCCGCTCGCCAACGACGAGGGCGCCTTCATCGTCGACGAGGCCGACAGCTCGCCCAACGCACAGCTGCTCGCCCCCGATCTCATCGACATCGCCGCTTCCAACGGCGTGATCCACGTGATCGACGAGGTGCTCCTGCCCATGGACCTCGACCTCGGGGACGACTCGGGCGACGACGGCGAAGAGCCGCAGCCGATGCCTTCGATCGCCGACATCGTGGTGTCGCTCGCCACCGGCGACGACCCCGAGTTCACGGTGCTCCTCAAGGCGCTCCAGGTGACGGGCCTCGTGCCCGCCGTGGCCGGCGACGACATGCTCACCGTCTTCGCCCCGACCGATGCGGCCTTCCTGGCCCTGCTCGAGCGCTCCGGCTTCGAGCCGGCGGCGCTGAACGACCTCGGCAGCATCGACGACGACCAGAAGCAGCTGCTCACCAGCATCCTGCTCTACCACGTCGTGCCCGGCGCACTCTTCTCCGGTGACGTGCTCGGCGCCGCCTCGCTGCAGCCTCTCGCGGGCGGCATGCTCACCCCGCTCGCCAACGACGAGGGCGCCTTCATCGTCGACGAGGCCGACAGCTCGCCCAACGCACAGCTGCTCGCCCCCGATCTCATCGACATCGCCGCTTCCAACGGCGTGATCCACGTGATCGACGAGGTGCTCCTGCCCATGGACCTCGACCTCGGGGACGACTCGGGCGACGACGGCGAAGAGCCGCAGCCGATGCCTTCGATCGCCGACATCGTGGTGTCGCTCGCCACCGGCGACGACCCCGAGTTCACGGTGCTCCTCAAGGCGCTCCAGGTGACGGGCCTCGTGCCCGCCGTGGCCGGCGACGACATGCTCACCGTCTTCGCCCCGACCGATGCGGCCTTCCTGGCCCTGCTCGAGCGCTCCGGCTTCGAGCCGGCGGCGCTGAACGACCTCGGCAGCATCGACGACGACCAGAAGCAGCTGCTCACCAGCATCCTGCTCTACCACGTCGTGCCCGGCGCACTCTTCTCCGGTGACGTGCTCGGCGCCGCCTCGCTGCAGCCTCTCGCGGGCGGCATGCTCACCCCGCTCGCCAACGACGAGGGCGCCTTCATCGTCGACGAGGCCGACAGCTCGCCCAACGCACAGCTGCTCGCCCCCGATCTCATCGACATCGCCGCTTCCAACGGCGTGATCCACGTGATCGACGAGGTGCTCCTGCCCATGGACCTCGACCTCGGGGACGACTCGGGCGACGACGGCGAAGAGCCGCAGCCGATGCCTTCGATCGCCGACATCGTGGTGTCGCTCGCCACCGGCGACGACCCCGAGTTCACGGTGCTCCTCAAGGCGCTCCAGGTGACGGGCCTCGTGCCCGCCGTGGCCGGCGACGACATGCTCACCGTCTTCGCCCCGACCGATGCGGCCTTCCTGGCCCTGCTCGAGCGCTCCGGCTTCGAGCCGGCGGCGCTGAACGACCTCGGCAGCATCGACGACGACCAGAAGCAGCTGCTCACCAGCATCCTGCTCTACCACGTCGTGCCCGGCGCACTCTTCTCCGGTGACGTGCTCAGCGCCGCCTCGCTGCAGCCCCTCGCGGGCGGCATGCTCACTCCGCTCGCCAACGACGAGGGCGCCTTCATCGTCGACGAGGCCGACAGCTCGCCCAACGCACAGCTGCTCGCCCCCGATCTCATCGACATCGCCGCCTCCAACGGCGTGATCCACGTGATCGACGAGGTGCTCCTGCCCATGGACCTGGACCTCGGGACGCACTGA
- a CDS encoding nucleotidyltransferase family protein, whose translation MPKPDHDALHRLLVDLCRRDAPSTLGPRVLEPLRSDDAWTAFLERATAHRVGGVVLTALERLSKASPEVAALVPGPRLAPLRLLRRQALGWDLEQARVLAWLGKHGIEPIVLKGCALRHTCYGESAERPVSDLDLLFESAQLNDARVHLAALGYVDPNSDARNALYRRHHFHLQMEHPSGFAIELHWALTPPGPRGRIDPIDVRTGATRIAGATLPFKAACPEHTVLHLASQAAEGSLSHLGRIVDIDRIVAAAGDDFDWGALAEVARRGDLENAVAVATSMAAQLFGTPVPPDFPRALGVSGWSRRNLRALDPVRWILDQTALRYMAAGVVMRFWLESTAAARADVLLQACGLRRNPMRLLDRGREDAPESAGIRLRMRVPTVFKIASLQAAAWLASATPPAPRALPRLWDRPEARSTSPEAPAP comes from the coding sequence ATGCCCAAGCCCGACCACGACGCCCTGCATCGTCTCCTCGTCGACCTCTGCCGGCGCGACGCACCCTCGACGCTCGGGCCGCGGGTGCTCGAGCCCCTTCGGTCGGACGACGCCTGGACGGCCTTTCTCGAACGGGCCACGGCGCATCGGGTCGGAGGGGTCGTGCTCACCGCGCTCGAGCGGCTCTCGAAAGCGTCGCCCGAGGTGGCCGCCCTGGTGCCCGGACCTCGGCTGGCCCCTCTCCGTCTCCTGCGACGACAGGCCCTGGGCTGGGACCTCGAGCAGGCCCGCGTGCTCGCCTGGCTCGGCAAGCACGGCATCGAGCCCATCGTGCTCAAGGGTTGCGCCCTCCGCCACACCTGCTACGGGGAGTCGGCGGAGCGACCGGTGTCGGACCTCGATCTGCTCTTCGAGTCCGCGCAACTGAACGACGCGCGGGTTCACCTCGCGGCACTGGGCTACGTCGACCCCAACTCCGACGCCAGGAACGCCCTGTACCGTCGCCATCACTTCCATCTGCAGATGGAGCACCCGAGCGGCTTCGCCATCGAGCTCCACTGGGCCCTCACCCCGCCCGGCCCTCGAGGCCGCATCGACCCCATCGACGTCCGCACGGGGGCGACGCGGATCGCCGGTGCGACGCTCCCGTTCAAGGCGGCCTGTCCCGAGCACACGGTGCTGCATCTCGCCAGCCAAGCCGCCGAAGGGTCGCTGAGTCACCTCGGCAGGATCGTCGACATCGACCGGATCGTCGCGGCGGCGGGCGACGACTTCGACTGGGGTGCACTGGCGGAGGTCGCCCGCCGGGGCGACCTGGAGAACGCCGTCGCCGTGGCCACCTCGATGGCGGCGCAGCTGTTCGGCACGCCCGTGCCGCCCGACTTCCCACGCGCCCTCGGTGTGTCCGGCTGGTCTCGCCGGAACCTCCGGGCTCTCGATCCGGTCCGGTGGATCCTCGACCAGACCGCCCTCCGATACATGGCCGCCGGGGTCGTGATGCGCTTCTGGCTCGAGTCGACCGCAGCGGCACGCGCGGACGTGCTTCTGCAGGCGTGCGGGCTCCGTCGGAATCCCATGCGACTGCTCGATCGCGGGCGCGAGGACGCCCCGGAGTCGGCCGGAATCCGGCTCCGGATGCGGGTGCCCACCGTGTTCAAGATCGCCAGTCTTCAAGCGGCGGCGTGGTTGGCTTCCGCCACTCCGCCCGCCCCTCGAGCGCTGCCTCGCCTATGGGATCGACCCGAAGCGCGATCCACTTCACCGGAAGCTCCGGCTCCGTGA
- a CDS encoding glycosyltransferase, with amino-acid sequence MTPLVSVVIAVFNGERFIREAIRSVLDQGHEALELIVVDDGSTDATAEALAEFSAIRAVHQDNGGQASALNHGLRLAKGDLFAFNDADDVWTPGRLAIQLEALASDPGLEAVYGHVEQFLEDDAPAAVRAGLTPERRVMPSRLHSAMLVRREAFERLGPFRTEIGIGSVVEWAARAKDALSDRVLDEIVLRRRLHGANIGVTRKAAATEDYLAIVRAAIAKRRESGN; translated from the coding sequence ATGACCCCCCTGGTGTCGGTGGTCATCGCCGTGTTCAACGGGGAGCGCTTCATACGAGAGGCGATCCGCTCGGTGCTCGACCAGGGTCACGAGGCGCTGGAGTTGATCGTCGTGGACGACGGGTCCACCGATGCCACCGCCGAGGCGCTGGCCGAGTTCTCCGCCATTCGAGCCGTTCACCAGGACAACGGTGGGCAGGCCTCCGCCCTGAACCACGGCCTGCGGCTGGCGAAGGGCGACCTCTTCGCCTTCAACGACGCCGACGATGTCTGGACGCCGGGTCGGCTTGCGATCCAGCTCGAGGCCCTCGCCTCGGATCCCGGGCTGGAGGCCGTCTACGGCCATGTAGAACAGTTTCTGGAAGACGACGCCCCGGCTGCGGTCCGGGCCGGGCTCACGCCCGAGCGCAGGGTGATGCCCTCGCGGCTGCACAGTGCGATGCTCGTGCGCCGGGAGGCGTTCGAGCGGCTCGGTCCCTTTCGCACCGAGATCGGGATCGGGTCGGTCGTGGAGTGGGCGGCGCGGGCGAAGGACGCCCTGTCCGACCGCGTTCTCGACGAGATCGTGCTGCGACGACGCCTCCACGGAGCGAACATCGGAGTGACCCGGAAGGCGGCGGCAACGGAGGACTATCTCGCGATCGTACGGGCCGCCATCGCCAAGCGGCGGGAGAGCGGGAACTGA
- a CDS encoding PQQ-dependent sugar dehydrogenase, giving the protein MPFMCSTPFSRDGMRRSRVLLCAAALGWLSCGGEPPEVPAAESLGVRLSDPTLPQCGPDQPLPALAIDTLARGLEIPWDVTFLPDGRALLTERVGRIRSVDVATGRLEPAPWAEVDGLADDEVGLMGIDARVEDDGRIRVYVAAAFDQTLGPPPLRLLKGVGRRVARAVDPRRGQPRTLEVLRFEVDPVTGAAGEPESIVQVVPEGEIHGGGALAFGPDGLLHLSNGDNQEPGWAMDPAWAAGKLLRYDPEGVPAPLRAGDPLPVVLRGLRNSQSLAWHPDTGEILLVDHGPSGRPNDLGRAGNDEFNIARPGDDLGWPTVAGASEGGGFVGAAVEWTPSIAPGGLAVSGETSAWGRAALVTGLVDGRLRRMPFSDAGPTAVVCEQWLVDRGYGRLRLVAVAPDGSVWVGTSNRDGRGTPRSDDDLLLRVRARDASVGAAGGGGGLESTASASPAG; this is encoded by the coding sequence ATGCCCTTCATGTGTTCCACCCCCTTTTCGCGCGACGGCATGCGCCGCTCCCGGGTCCTCCTCTGCGCGGCGGCGCTCGGGTGGCTTTCCTGCGGAGGCGAGCCCCCCGAGGTGCCGGCCGCCGAGTCGCTGGGTGTTCGACTCTCCGACCCCACGCTCCCGCAGTGCGGGCCCGATCAGCCCCTTCCTGCATTGGCGATCGACACGCTGGCCCGGGGACTCGAGATCCCCTGGGACGTGACGTTCCTTCCCGATGGTCGGGCGCTGCTGACCGAGCGGGTCGGGCGGATTCGATCCGTGGATGTGGCGACGGGACGGCTCGAGCCCGCCCCCTGGGCCGAAGTCGACGGACTCGCCGACGACGAGGTGGGCCTCATGGGCATCGATGCCCGGGTCGAGGACGACGGCCGCATCCGGGTGTACGTGGCCGCCGCGTTCGACCAGACCCTGGGCCCCCCGCCGCTGCGGCTCCTCAAGGGGGTCGGCCGGCGCGTGGCGCGCGCCGTCGACCCTCGGCGCGGGCAGCCCCGCACTCTGGAGGTTCTGCGGTTCGAGGTGGATCCCGTCACCGGGGCTGCCGGGGAGCCCGAGTCGATCGTGCAGGTGGTTCCCGAGGGCGAGATCCACGGTGGCGGGGCCCTCGCCTTCGGCCCGGACGGCCTTCTTCATCTGAGCAACGGCGACAATCAGGAGCCCGGGTGGGCGATGGACCCGGCGTGGGCGGCCGGAAAGCTGCTGCGGTACGACCCCGAGGGTGTGCCGGCTCCCCTGCGCGCCGGTGATCCGCTGCCGGTGGTACTTCGGGGACTCCGGAACAGCCAGTCTCTGGCGTGGCACCCCGACACGGGGGAGATCCTGCTGGTGGACCACGGGCCCTCGGGACGACCCAACGATCTGGGCCGGGCCGGAAACGACGAGTTCAACATCGCCCGTCCGGGCGACGACCTCGGATGGCCCACGGTGGCCGGCGCTTCCGAGGGTGGGGGATTCGTCGGCGCCGCGGTGGAGTGGACACCCAGCATCGCTCCCGGCGGGTTGGCGGTGAGCGGCGAAACCAGCGCCTGGGGCCGAGCCGCGCTGGTTACCGGCCTCGTGGACGGTCGCCTGCGTCGCATGCCCTTCTCCGACGCGGGGCCGACCGCCGTCGTCTGTGAACAGTGGCTCGTCGATCGAGGCTACGGCCGCCTGCGTCTCGTGGCCGTGGCCCCGGACGGAAGTGTGTGGGTCGGCACCAGCAATCGCGACGGGCGTGGCACCCCACGCTCCGACGACGATCTGCTGCTCCGGGTCCGCGCCCGCGATGCCTCGGTGGGTGCGGCGGGGGGAGGCGGGGGGCTCGAGTCCACGGCGAGCGCGAGTCCCGCGGGCTGA
- a CDS encoding PqqD family protein — MHQSPGFRLNKPLVAFQEIEGEAILINFDTGCYFSANETGSALLELADSGASTATLVQGLAERCGMESTEVEAAVAAFLNDAESEGIVVPFESDGSAQGPPEAAERLAYDAPRLEKFDDLQDLLMLDPIHDVDQVGWPMQAPADTPAPTPKQG; from the coding sequence ATGCATCAGAGTCCAGGTTTCAGGCTGAACAAACCCCTCGTCGCTTTCCAGGAGATCGAGGGTGAGGCGATCCTGATCAACTTCGACACCGGATGCTACTTCAGCGCCAACGAGACCGGATCCGCCCTTCTGGAGTTGGCCGACTCCGGGGCTTCGACCGCCACCCTGGTCCAGGGGCTGGCGGAGCGCTGCGGCATGGAGTCCACCGAGGTGGAGGCGGCGGTCGCGGCATTCCTGAACGACGCCGAGTCGGAGGGGATCGTCGTCCCGTTCGAGTCCGACGGTTCCGCGCAGGGCCCGCCGGAAGCCGCCGAGCGCCTCGCGTACGACGCCCCGCGTCTCGAGAAGTTCGACGACCTGCAGGATCTTCTCATGCTCGACCCGATCCACGACGTGGACCAGGTGGGATGGCCGATGCAGGCACCGGCCGACACACCGGCGCCGACCCCGAAGCAGGGCTGA
- a CDS encoding glycosyltransferase family A protein, producing the protein MIAVVIPAYNAARFLPDAIASVRAQTGPPLVIVVVDDGSTDGTADVAESLGAGIRVIRQPNRGPAAARNAGVAATDAPLIAFLDADDVWPEGRTSTLYAQFQADPSLRLIVGRTQLVLDAGVADAADMERSGPPWHAPVFGSTLIHREAFDRVGPLDSAVEPAEDMDWFIRARERGLSTAVIPETTLLYRLHGDNLTSGADPIRRNMLLVLKRSLDRRREGGLESVPRLTNWLPAPKESDLR; encoded by the coding sequence GTGATCGCGGTCGTGATTCCCGCCTACAACGCGGCCCGCTTCCTTCCCGACGCGATCGCCTCGGTCCGGGCACAGACCGGTCCACCGCTCGTGATCGTGGTCGTCGATGACGGCTCCACCGACGGCACCGCGGACGTGGCGGAGTCCCTGGGTGCGGGCATTCGCGTGATCCGACAGCCCAATCGGGGGCCGGCCGCCGCACGGAACGCCGGCGTGGCCGCCACCGACGCCCCGCTCATCGCCTTTCTCGATGCCGACGATGTGTGGCCGGAGGGACGCACGTCGACCCTGTACGCGCAGTTCCAGGCCGATCCCTCGCTCCGCCTGATCGTCGGCCGGACCCAGCTCGTGCTGGACGCCGGGGTCGCCGACGCGGCCGACATGGAGCGCTCGGGCCCGCCCTGGCACGCCCCCGTCTTCGGGAGCACGCTGATCCACCGAGAGGCGTTCGACCGCGTGGGCCCCCTCGACTCGGCGGTCGAGCCCGCCGAAGACATGGACTGGTTCATCCGTGCTCGAGAGCGGGGACTGTCCACGGCCGTGATCCCCGAGACGACCCTGCTGTACCGACTGCACGGCGACAACCTCACGAGCGGCGCCGACCCGATTCGACGCAACATGCTCCTCGTACTCAAGCGTTCTCTCGACCGCCGGCGGGAGGGCGGCCTCGAATCCGTGCCGCGCCTCACCAACTGGCTTCCCGCACCGAAGGAGTCGGACCTCCGATGA